Below is a window of Streptomyces sp. ITFR-16 DNA.
GCGGTCTCGGCGCTCACGCCGCACCCCCCTCGTCTCTCCCCGTGGAGACGTCACCGGGCCGGGCGTCAGGCCCAGGCCCCCCGCTCGTTCAGCACCGTGCGCAGCGTCTCGATGTGATCGGTCATGATGCCATCCACACCGAGGTCCAGGAGCGCCGCCATCCGTTCCGGTTCGTTGACCGTCCAGACATGCACCTGGAGCCCGCGCGCATGGGCCTGGCGCACGAAGCGCCGGTCCACGACCCGGATGCCGCCCTGGCTCTCCGGGACCTGTGCGCAGACGGCTCCGGCCCGCAGCGCTGCCGGGATGCCGTAGGACCGCAGCCGCAGCCCGACGACCCCGCGCACCCCGTAGGAGGTGGCGAGGCGCGGGCCGCCCAGCCGGTGCGCCCGGGCCACCCGCGCCTCGGAGAACGAACCGACGCACACCCGGTCGAAGGAGTTCGTCCGGCGGATCAGCTCCACCAGCGGCTCCAGGGCGGCCGGCGCCTTGATGTCGACGTTCCAGCGGGCCTGGGGGAACGCCTCCAGCAGTTCCTCGAACAGCGGCAGCGGCTCGCGGCCGGCCACCCTGGCCCGCCGTATCTCGCTCCACGGCAGCTCCGCCATCCGCCCCCGGGAGTCCGTCACCCGGTCCAGTGTGGCGTCGTGGAAGGCCACCAGCCGGCCGTCCGACGAGGCGTGCACATCGGTCTCGAAGTAGCGGTACCCGGCGTCGGCGGCCCGGCGGAACGCGGCCGCCGTGTTCTCGATCCCGTCCGCCGCCCCGCCCCGGTGGGCGAACGCGAGCGGGGCGGGGTGGTCCAGATAGGGGTGGCGTACGGAAGTCACCGCCGCAGTATGGCCTGCCCGGGTGTCCGGCCGGCGACCGCGGGGCGGCCGTCGCCTGGGATCGCGAAGACGCGCAGGAAGAACTGGGCGAGCGGGCCGATGGCCAGGGCGTACAGGACCGTGCCCACTCCGAGGGAGCCGCCGAGCAGGAAGCCGGTGACCACGACCGCCACCTCGATCGCCGTGCGGACCAGCCGGACCGAGCGGCCCGTCCGCGCATGCAGCCCGGTCATCAGGCCGTCGCGCGGTCCGGGGCCGAACCGGGCGGTGATGTACAGCCCGGTCGCGACGCCGTTCAGCACGATCCCCGCCGCCATGACCGCTCCCCGCGCGGCAAGGCCGTGCACCTCGGGGACGAGGGCGAGCGTGCCGTCCATCGCGAGGCCGACGGCGAAGACGTTGGAGACCGTGCCCAGACCCGGCCGCTGCCGCATGGGGACCCACAGCAGCAGCACCACCGCGCCCACGATGATCGAGACGACCCCGATGCTGATGCCCGTGAGCTCCGCGAGCCCTTGGTGCAGCACACCCCAGGGTTCGAGACCCAGGCCGGCGGCGACCAGCAGGGCCGAACTGGCCCCGTACAGCGCCAGTCCGGCGTACAGCTGGACCAGCCGTCGGGTGAGGTGTGCTCCGCGCGGGGCGGCGGTGATGGACAAGTGGTGCCCCCTGGTGTGGTGGTGTTGGACTGCTCCATGTCACTCTGTGGCGGTGGATCGGCCACCAACCATGGCCAATCCGAGGAAGGTGGACTGATTTTCATGGCGCAGTGGACTTCGGCGGTCGGGGCGGCCCAGCTGGCCCGGCAGCTCAACGCCCAGCAGCCCCGGCCCCTGGGCCCCGGCATCCGTAAGCCGCCCGCCTATCGTGCGCTCGCCGACGGGGTCCGGCTGCTCGTCCTGGAGGGCCGGGTCCCGGTCGCCGCCCGGCTCCCCGCCGAACGCGAACTCGCGCTGGCCCTCTCCGTCAGCCGTACGACGGTCGCCGCGGCCTACGAGGCGCTGCGGGCCGAAGGCTTCCTGGAGTCCCGGCGCGGCGCCGGCAGCTGGACGGCCGTCCCGGCCGGCAACCCGCTGCCCGCCCGGGGGCTGGAGCCGCTGCCGCCCGAGGCGCTCGGATCGATGATCGACCTCGGCTGCGCCTCGCTGCCCGCGCCCGAACCCTGGCTCACCCGGGCCGTCCAGGGCGCCCTGGAGGAGCTCGCCCCGTACGCGCACACCCACGGCGACTACCCGGCCGGGCTCCCCGCGCTGCGGCAGATGATCGCCGACCGCTACACCGAGCGGGGCATCGCCACGATGCCCGAACAGATCATGGTCACCACCGGCGCCATGGGCGCGATCGACGCGATCTGCCACCTCTTCGCCGGCCGCGGCGAACGCATCGCGGTGGAGTCGCCCAGCTACGCCAACATCCTCCAGCTGATGCGGGAGGCGGGCGCCCGTCTCGTCCCCGTGGCCATGGAGGAGGGACTAGGCGGCTGGGACATGAACCGGTGGCGCCAGGTGCTGCGGGACGCGGCCCCCCGCCTCGCGTACGTCGTCGCGGACTTCCACAACCCCACCGGGGCCCTGGCCGACGAGGACCGCCGGCGCGCCCTGGTGGACGCCGCCCGCTCGGCGGGCACGGTCCTGGTCGTCGACGAGACGATGATCGAGCTGTACCTCGACGACGACGCCCGGATGCCGCGCCCGGTCTGCGCCTTCGACCCGGGCGGCAGCACGGTGCTCACCGTGGGCTCGGCCAGCAAGGCGTTCTGGGCCGGGATGCGGATCGGCTGGGTGCGCGCCGCCCCCGATGTGATCCGCAGCCTGGTGGCCGCCCGCGCCTATGCCGACATGGGCACCCCCGTCCTCGAACAGCTGGCCGTCAACTGGCTGATGCGGACCGGCGGCTGGGAGCAGGCCGTCCAGATCCGCCGGGAGCAGGCCCGCGACAACCGGGACGCGCTCGTCGCCGCCGTG
It encodes the following:
- a CDS encoding glycerophosphodiester phosphodiesterase; protein product: MTSVRHPYLDHPAPLAFAHRGGAADGIENTAAAFRRAADAGYRYFETDVHASSDGRLVAFHDATLDRVTDSRGRMAELPWSEIRRARVAGREPLPLFEELLEAFPQARWNVDIKAPAALEPLVELIRRTNSFDRVCVGSFSEARVARAHRLGGPRLATSYGVRGVVGLRLRSYGIPAALRAGAVCAQVPESQGGIRVVDRRFVRQAHARGLQVHVWTVNEPERMAALLDLGVDGIMTDHIETLRTVLNERGAWA
- a CDS encoding PLP-dependent aminotransferase family protein, coding for MAQWTSAVGAAQLARQLNAQQPRPLGPGIRKPPAYRALADGVRLLVLEGRVPVAARLPAERELALALSVSRTTVAAAYEALRAEGFLESRRGAGSWTAVPAGNPLPARGLEPLPPEALGSMIDLGCASLPAPEPWLTRAVQGALEELAPYAHTHGDYPAGLPALRQMIADRYTERGIATMPEQIMVTTGAMGAIDAICHLFAGRGERIAVESPSYANILQLMREAGARLVPVAMEEGLGGWDMNRWRQVLRDAAPRLAYVVADFHNPTGALADEDRRRALVDAARSAGTVLVVDETMIELYLDDDARMPRPVCAFDPGGSTVLTVGSASKAFWAGMRIGWVRAAPDVIRSLVAARAYADMGTPVLEQLAVNWLMRTGGWEQAVQIRREQARDNRDALVAAVRRELPDWEFAVPHGGLTLWVRTGGLSGSRLAVAGEQVGVRVPSGPRFGVDGAFEGYVRLPFTVGGPVAEEAAQRLAAAARLVGSGAGAGAEAPRTFVA